One Oryza brachyantha chromosome 3, ObraRS2, whole genome shotgun sequence DNA segment encodes these proteins:
- the LOC102712974 gene encoding protein WEAK CHLOROPLAST MOVEMENT UNDER BLUE LIGHT 1-like — protein MEVLNSNGHGIARIQNGEEPSSVPVENPDSPLETRKGLPHNLTENTEGSKAPQVHAVPSAQESDDPLKDKTDLPTSTSKAEVNNISENGSTNENAIPDELKPKQDKRDHEENIAATTNIKTETETRPESPYRALVDTAAPFESVREAVTKFGGIVDWKAYRSQTLERHRVMQLELDKAQQEIPQFKQDSEAAEMAKLQVVEELERTRRLVEELKHKLERAEIDMDQAKQDSELAQLRAQEMEQGIDDEASVIAQTQMTVAKERHQKAVEELKLVKDEMESTHERHTVLASERDIAAKRAEEAVSAAKETEKRVEELTLELIAIKESLESAHAAHHEAEEHRLGAALAKEQDCLSWEKELQQAQEELQQLNMQLVSKTDVQSKLDENMRMLQSLGTELAAYMGNKLNEEAGVVEDDGSDEAKEISRSIKRALASIRRELEGVRGNIEKAKDETNLIRAIAESLRSELDKEKASLVTLHQQEGMASITVSSLEADLNRTKEDIEMVHKKEVETREKMVELPKILQQAAQEADDAKVAAHSAQEELRKAKEDAEQTKAAAATVETRLHAVLKEIEASKASEKLALVAAQALQESEETSSVEDSPRTITLPISEYHSLSKRVYEAEELANERVVVALTQIELAKESETRTLERVHEAAKEMHQKKDALEIALERAERAKEGKLGAEQELRKWRAELEQRRKAAKHVANPWSASPVRLPEQKVSYQEDDEPKSPMSNNSMDDFVTVTDQKSRKKKTLFPQMSNLLSRKAQT, from the exons ATGGAAGTTCTTAATAGCAATGGTCATGGGATTGCAAGAATACAGAATGGTGAAGAGCCATCATCAGTTCCCGTTGAGAATCCAGATTCACCGTTGGAAACACGAAAAGGGTTACCCCACAATTTGACAGAAAACACAGAGGGCTCAAAGGCTCCTCAAGTTCATGCTGTACCCTCAGCTCAGGAATCTGATGATCCTTTGAAAGATAAGACAGACCTTCCTACTTCAACAAGTAAGGCTGAAGTCAACAATATATCTGAAAATGGTTCAACCAATGAGAATGCTATTCCAGATGAATTAAAACCAAAACAAGACAAGAGGGATCATGAAGAGAACATTGCTGCTACCACAAACATAAAGACCGAAACAGAGACAAGACCTGAAAGTCCGTATAGAGCTCTTGTTGACACTGCTGCACCGTTTGAATCAGTTAGAGAGGCTGTCACCAAGTTTGGAGGAATTGTTGATTGGAAAGCGTACAGATCTCAGACACTAGAG AGACACAGGGTCATGCAACTTGAACTTGACAAGGCTCAACAAGAGATTCCACAATTCAAACAAGATTCAGAGGCAGCTGAGATGGCCAAGTTACAAGTGGTTGAGGAGCTAGAGAGAACTAGGAGACTTGTAGAGGAACTGAAACACAAGCTGGAGAGAGCAGAGATTGACATGGATCAGGCAAAGCAGGATTCTGAACTTGCACAGCTGAGAGCACAAGAAATGGAGCAGGGGATTGACGACGAGGCTAGTGTAATAGCCCAAACACAAATGACAGTTGCTAAAGAAAGACATCAAAAGGCTGTTGAGGAACTGAAGTTGGTGAAGGACGAGATGGAATCAACACATGAAAGGCATACCGTTTTAGCTAGTGAAAGGGACATAGCAGCCAAAAGAGCCGAGGAAGCTGTTTCTGCTGCAAAGGAGACTGAGAAGCGAGTTGAAGAACTCACTTTAGAACTTATCGCAATCAAAGAGTCTCTTGAGTCGGCCCATGCCGCGCACCACGAAGCAGAAGAACACAGGCTTGGGGCAGCTTTGGCAAAAGAGCAGGATTGCCTGTCTTGGGAGAAGGAACTGCAACAAGCACAAGAGGAGTTGCAGCAACTCAACATGCAACTTGTATCAAAAACTGATGTGCAGTCCAAACTTGATGAAAATATGCGCATGCTACAAAGCCTCGGTACTGAGCTGGCTGCCTATATGGGAAACAAACTGAATGAAGAAGCTGGAGTGGTTGAGGATGATGGTTCTGATGAGGCTAAAGAAATTAGTCGGTCAATCAAGCGAGCTCTTGCTTCAATAAGAAGGGAGCTTGAGGGGGTTAGAGGAAATATTGAAAAAGCAAAAGACGAAACCAACTTAATAAGAGCTATTGCAGAATCACTTAGGTCAGAGCTGGATAAGGAGAAAGCTTCACTTGTTACATTGCACCAGCAAGAGGGTATGGCATCCATCACAGTTTCTTCTCTTGAAGCTGATCTCAACAGGACAAAAGAAGACATAGAAATGGTGCACAAGAAGGAAGTAGAAACTCGCGAAAAAATGGTGGAGCTTCCAAAGATTCTGCAGCAAGCAGCTCAGGAGGCAGATGATGCCAAGGTTGCAGCTCATTCTGCACAAGAAGAACTGAGGAAGGCAAAAGAAGATGCCGAGCAAACCaaggctgctgctgcaactGTGGAGACCAGGTTGCACGCCGTTCTGAAAGAGATAGAGGCCTCTAAAGCATCTGAGAAGCTAGCACTTGTGGCAGCTCAAGCATTGCAAGAGAGCGAGGAGACAAGTAGTGTTGAAGATTCTCCTAGAACCATTACACTTCCCATAAGTGAATACCATTCTCTAAGCAAGAGGGTCTATGAAGCTGAAGAGCTTGCAAACGAGAGGGTTGTCGTGGCATTGACGCAAATAGAGTTGGCAAAAGAGTCTGAAACAAGGACCCTGGAAAGAGTTCATGAAGCAGCCAAAGAGATGCACCAGAAGAAGGATGCTCTTGAAATCGCATTGGAGAGGGCCGAAAGGGCAAAGGAGGGAAAGCTTGGTGCTGAGCAGGAACTGAGGAAATGGAGAGCAGAGCTTGAGCAGCGCCGGAAAGCTGCAAAACATGTAGCTAATCCTTGGAGTGCTTCACCTGTGAGACTACCTGAACAGAAGGTTTCTTACCAGGAAGATGATGAACCAAAATCACCAATGTCAAACAATAGCATGGATGACTTTGTTACAGTAACAGATCAGAAgtcaaggaaaaagaaaacactcTTCCCACAAATGTCCAACCTTTTGTCTAGAAAGGCACAGACGTAG